Within the Pseudomonas mendocina genome, the region TGGTTGCCGTGGTAACGGTGGTCTGCGCCGGGCTGATCGCCCGGCAGCAGCTGTCGATACGCAGCAGTGCCAACCAGTTGCACGTGACTCAGGCCTGGCAATACGCGCTGGGTGGCGAGACCCTGGCCAAGGCGGTTCTACAACGTGATCTGCGCCAGGGCGATCCGCGCCAGCCCGTGGACCATCCACTGGAAGCCTGGGCCAGGCCGTTGAAGTTCCCGCTGGATGAGGGCGGCGAGCTGCGCGTGCGTATCGTCGACCCCAGCGGGCGCTTCAATCTCAACAGCCTGGTGCGCCAGGGCCGGCCTAACGAGTTGGCGGTATTGCGTCTGCGCCGTCTGTTGCAGCGCCTGGGCATGGATAAACCCTACGCCGAGCGTCTGCTGGACTGGCTGGACAACGACAGCGAGCCGCAGGGTGGCAGGGGCGCCGAGGACAGCCAGTACCTGCTGGCGACGCCGCCTTATCGTACGGCTAGCCGTGAGATCACCGATGTTTCCGAGTTGCGCCTGTTGCTGGAGATGGAGGAGGCCGACTATCGACGTTTGCTGCCCTTCGTCAGTGCGTTGCCCGGCGAGGCGTTGCTCAACGTCAATACGGCCTGCGCCATGGTGCTCTCCAGCTTGTCCGATGGTTTGACGCCGGATGCGGCGCTGGCGCTGATCGCCGCGCGTGGCGCCGATGGCTACGCCAGCCCGGCAGCCTTTGCCGCGCAGCCTGCGCTTGCCGGCCTGGGCGAACAGGCGGTGCAGGGGCTGGCGGTTGGCAGCCAGTATTTCGAGGTGTTCAGCGAAGTGAGCCTGGGTGAACGCCGGGTGGTATTGCGCAGCCTGTTGCAGCGCAGCAATGATGGCCGGGTCAGTGTCCTGGCGCGTGACCTGGGGCAGGGCGGGCTGCCGCCAGCGCCGATTGAGGAAGAACAAGAATGACACCCCTATGGATTTTCCTGCCGCCCGAGGCGTGCCACGAACTGTCCGCGGATCTTCCCGTGCAGTGGGTCACGGCAGACGGCAGCCGCTCCTTGAGCCTGTCCGATGCCCTGGCGGATTTGCCCGCGCACTGGGAACTGGTGCTACCGGTGGAGGCCGTGACTGCATGCGCCGTGCACTTGCCGACGCAGAAGGCGCGCTGGATGCGCCAGGCGCTGCCGTTCGCGGTGGAGGAACTGCTGGCCGAGGATGTCGAACTGATGCATTTGGCCCTGGGCGAGCGCCTGGGCGATGGCCGGCATCGGGTCTATGCCATGCGCGTCGCCTGGCTACGTGAATGCCTGGCGCTGTTCGCCGCGCAGCCACCTCAGGCCATCCGCGTCGACGCTGACCTGCTGCCGCGCCACGGCAGCCAACTGCTCTGGCTGCACTCGCGTTGGTTGCTGGGGGGCGAGGCGCCCTGGCGTCTGGCCCTGCAAGGTGAGGACTGGCCGGCGCTGGCAGGACGTTGCACGCCACCCTGCGTCGCGCGAGCGCCGGCCAGCCAGGCGCTGCCCGAGCCGGTCGATGAACGGCTACAAGTGGCGGATGCGCATCAATGGCTGGTGCAACAGGGCGGTGGCGTCGACCTGGCACAGGGCGCGTTCGCCCTGCGCCAGAGCGGCGAGGGTTGGCTGCGCTGGCGCCCGCTGGGCGGGGTGCTGGCGCTGTGTCTGGTCTTGCAGTGGGGCTTCAATCTGGCGCAGGGCTGGTATCTGCAGCGCGAAGCCGATGCCTACGCTGCCTCCAGTGAGGCGCTGTATCGCGAGCTGTTTCCGCAGGACAACAAGCTGATCAACCTGCGTGCGCAGTTCGATCAGCACCTGGCGCAGTCTGCCGGCAGCGACAGCCCGCTACTCGGATTGCTTGCCGAAGTGGCTGCCGCTTTGAATGCCGATGGCGCTGCACAGGTGCAGGTCAACCAGCTCGACTACAGCGCGATTCGAGCCGATTTGTCGCTGCAGTTGCAGGCGCCCGGTTTCGCCGAGCTGGAACGCTTGCGTGAGCGCCTGGAGGATTCGGGGTTGTCCGTGCAGATGGGCTCGGCAAGCCGAGAGGCCGAGGGTGTCAGCGCGCGCGTGGTGATAGGAGGATGACCGGCATGTCGAAGATGGGCCTGAGTGAAAGCCTGCAACAGCATTGGCAGCGTTCGCCGTTGGCGCTGCGCTGGCAGGCACTGCCGGCGCGTGATCGTCTGGCGCTCGTGGCGCTGGGCGTGTTCCTGTTGCTGGTGCTGTTCTACCTGGCGTTGTGGCAACCGGCGCAGCGCCACGCACAGGACGCTCGCGCCGCGTTCGAGGAGCAGCGCGCGCTGTATGCCTACCTGCAAAGCCGTGCGCCGCAGGTACAGGGTCGTGACCTGCAGCCACGCACCAGCATCGACCCGGCACGCCTGCAGGGCGTGGTAACGGCCACTGCGGCCGAGCAGGGGCTGGTGATCGAGCGCCTGGATACCGAAGGTTTTGCTGCGGTACAGGTCAACCTGCAGCCGGTGGCGTTCGCCCAGTTGCTGCGCTGGATCGAGGTGCTGGAAGGACAGGGCATCCGCGTTGAGGAAGCCGGGCTGGATCGCGCCGAGGAGAATCGCGTGATTTCGCGCCTCAGCCTGCGTGTAGATGGGTAGGGCGCGCCACGCGCACCGGCTTCCCACGCGTTTCGCTACCAGATCGGTTATGTCTGTGCGCATGGTGCTCCTACGGTTTTAGGCGGGGTATCGGTAACAGTGCGCACCCGATTGGGCGGTTAGGGAACGTTGTTGCGCCGATAGGGTGCCAGTTTCAGCGGTAGATGGCGGGTGTGGGAGTCGTTAGCGCCCATGCCATCGGGCTTTACAGAAATCTGGCCTGAGTATTGCCTTAATTATCCGTTTACCTTTTCTGCTTGATCACTCCTTTTTCAAGCTGTCAATATCTACGCCCGGCGCATCCAGTGCTTCTGTAATTAGTTGTCGCATTGAGGAAATATCGCCTCATTGCCTGCCGCTAGAATGCCGCTCACCCAGCCAAGGCCCTTTGTCGCTTGTCCACCACGACAGCGCAGCACCGCCTTCTACAATCCATAAAAGGCCCGGGCCCCTCACTGCCATCGATGCCATACCCAATTCGAAGGAGCAAAGAATGAAGAAGATCGCACTGCTCGGCGCCCTGGCGCTGTCCCTGATGTCGCCCCTGGCGCTGGCCGAGAAGCCGCTGCGCATTGGCATCGAGGCGGCCTATCCGCCCTTCGCATTCAAGACTCCCGATGGTCAGATCGCCGGCTTCGACTACGACATCGGCAACGCCCTGTGCGAAGAGATGAAGGTCGAGTGCAAGTGGATCGAGCAGGAGTTCGACGGTCTGATCCCGGCGCTGAAGGTGCGCAAGTTCGACGCCGTGCTGTCGTCCATGTCGATCACCGAAGATCGCAAGAAATCCGTGGATTTCACTGGCAAGTACTACGCCACCCCGGCCAAGCTGGCGATGAAAGCCGGTACCGAGATCAAGGACCCGCTGGTTGACCTGAAAGGCAAGAAAATCGGCGTGCAGCGCTCGTCCGTGTATGACCGTTACGCCACCGACATCTTCGCTCCGGCCGGCGCCGAAATCGTGCGTTACAGCTCGCAGAACGAGGTGTTCCTGGACATGCAGTCCGGCCGCCTCGACGCCACCCTGGCCGATTCGGTGAACATCGATGACGGTTTCCTCAAGACCGACGGTGGCAAGGGCTTCGCCTTCGTAGGACCGGACTTTACCGACGTGAAGTACTTCGGCGAAGGCCAGGGCATTGCCGTGCGCAAGGGTGACAAGGCGCTGGCCGACAAGATCAGCGCGGCCATCCTGGCCATTCGCGCCAACGGCAAGTACAAGGAAGTGCAGGACAAGTACTTCGACTTCGACGTTTACGGCGAGTAAACGCTCCGGGGCAGATTGAAGTGGCACTAACCTTTGCCGAGGTTGTGCCACTTTTTTCTTGGTTAATCCTGTAGAGCAGCTGCCTGAACGCCTGTACAGGCGTTCAGGTGTTGTACGCCGCTTGGGCGACATCATTTTCCTTTGTGCTATACGGCGCCATCGCGGTGCCTGAGAGGTATTGGCGCATGCTTCA harbors:
- the gspK gene encoding type II secretion system minor pseudopilin GspK, which gives rise to MKRQNGVALITVLLVVAVVTVVCAGLIARQQLSIRSSANQLHVTQAWQYALGGETLAKAVLQRDLRQGDPRQPVDHPLEAWARPLKFPLDEGGELRVRIVDPSGRFNLNSLVRQGRPNELAVLRLRRLLQRLGMDKPYAERLLDWLDNDSEPQGGRGAEDSQYLLATPPYRTASREITDVSELRLLLEMEEADYRRLLPFVSALPGEALLNVNTACAMVLSSLSDGLTPDAALALIAARGADGYASPAAFAAQPALAGLGEQAVQGLAVGSQYFEVFSEVSLGERRVVLRSLLQRSNDGRVSVLARDLGQGGLPPAPIEEEQE
- a CDS encoding ABC transporter substrate-binding protein, giving the protein MKKIALLGALALSLMSPLALAEKPLRIGIEAAYPPFAFKTPDGQIAGFDYDIGNALCEEMKVECKWIEQEFDGLIPALKVRKFDAVLSSMSITEDRKKSVDFTGKYYATPAKLAMKAGTEIKDPLVDLKGKKIGVQRSSVYDRYATDIFAPAGAEIVRYSSQNEVFLDMQSGRLDATLADSVNIDDGFLKTDGGKGFAFVGPDFTDVKYFGEGQGIAVRKGDKALADKISAAILAIRANGKYKEVQDKYFDFDVYGE
- the gspL gene encoding type II secretion system protein GspL, encoding MTPLWIFLPPEACHELSADLPVQWVTADGSRSLSLSDALADLPAHWELVLPVEAVTACAVHLPTQKARWMRQALPFAVEELLAEDVELMHLALGERLGDGRHRVYAMRVAWLRECLALFAAQPPQAIRVDADLLPRHGSQLLWLHSRWLLGGEAPWRLALQGEDWPALAGRCTPPCVARAPASQALPEPVDERLQVADAHQWLVQQGGGVDLAQGAFALRQSGEGWLRWRPLGGVLALCLVLQWGFNLAQGWYLQREADAYAASSEALYRELFPQDNKLINLRAQFDQHLAQSAGSDSPLLGLLAEVAAALNADGAAQVQVNQLDYSAIRADLSLQLQAPGFAELERLRERLEDSGLSVQMGSASREAEGVSARVVIGG
- a CDS encoding type II secretion system protein M, which gives rise to MTGMSKMGLSESLQQHWQRSPLALRWQALPARDRLALVALGVFLLLVLFYLALWQPAQRHAQDARAAFEEQRALYAYLQSRAPQVQGRDLQPRTSIDPARLQGVVTATAAEQGLVIERLDTEGFAAVQVNLQPVAFAQLLRWIEVLEGQGIRVEEAGLDRAEENRVISRLSLRVDG